The Salvelinus alpinus chromosome 10, SLU_Salpinus.1, whole genome shotgun sequence genome includes the window TCCATTGCAGCTATTAAACCTAATTTTCAAGTTAAAttaaactttattttattttccacCAAGAGGTAATGAATAGGGAGGAACTAAACCACATTTTACTTTCACTTTCACAGCCTCATGAAATACAATATCAGACGTAGTTTAGGCTATAAACCACATAATTGTTTAGCATATCTCATTTTAacttacttttatttattatttaaacaAACTCATTAGCAAATATGTCCAAACTAACGCTCATCGGATTGTGCTTCTGGCTTTATGTGGCGCAAAAGTTCGTTTCCGGAGGTAAGTTGAATCGACCCGCAGGGTCGAACGTAGGTTTAGGTCTACCTAATATTTGAAGAATGGTTTTAAACGACGTCTGTGGGTTACGTTACGGACCGCACCCTTCATTTTCCGTTTAGCTACACACAGAGCCAACTTCAGGAAGTTATCAGATGTTGAATCCTGGCCTAACCAAGGCTAAAACCAAGGCTAAAACCTACAGAAGGGTCTGCGTGATCATGGCAGGCCCGGCGTTATGAGCGAGCCTTAGGGGGGCCcatccaaataaaatattgaaatattgatcATTTATTTGACTGAGACGCACGCCGACAGAAAGACCCATCAATCTCAGATAAAgaatccgagcgagcgaaacagcgcccctctgtctctgtatgtgtaaacaATGTATCTGATTCTGCCTGGACCAAAAGAGTATGGCATGTTATACTAtttctgtccagacagcatcagctCCATAGGCTAGATAGATATAGGAGGCTGGCTTCCCCTAAAGTATTTACTAGgaatgccaaggcagcagctactcttcctgaggtccaaacacattaaggcacttacattacacacaaaacaaagataaaacagtacatcatataacattattacatcactacaatacaaaatgtataataccaccatacaacaatattagaATGCACatctgtgtagagtgtgtgtgctaacatttgtgtgtgtctgtacctgtgtgtgtgtctcttcacggtacctgctgttccataaggggtatttttatctgtttaaaaAAATCAGATTCTActacttgcatcagttacctgatgtggaatagagtaccatggtcatggctctatgtagtactgtgcgcctcccatagtctgttctgtactaggggattgtgaagagacctctggtggcatgtcttgtggggcatACATGGTTGTCTGagctgtgtactagtagtttaaacagacagctcagtgcattcagcttgtcaacacttcttacaaaaacaagtattgatgaagtcaatctctcctccactttgagccatgagagattgacatgcatatcattaatgtggacatttaagggccagccgtgctgccctgttctgaggcaATTTTAATTTtccaaagtccctctttgtggcacctgatcaCACGACTGAACAGATTGTTTTGCCACAGTTATATAATTAGTCCTGTCTAAATAAGAACattcaaaatacttcaccagagagcatgacttagccacagaggatcattaaaatacttcaccagagagcaggacttagccacagaggatcattaaaatacttcaccagagagcatgacttagccacagaggatcattagcttctttaaaaaaaatagctgtagattgtttcaaatcacaagtgAATTAGTGTATGCCTATTTTGGAATCCCACAATTTGGGCAGCGGGCGTGGCAATTtgtctggggtggcaggtagcctagtggttagagtgttgggccaataaccgaaaggttgctggattgaatccccgagctgtcaaggaaaaaatctgtcgttccgcccctgaaaaaggcagttaacccactgttccccagtgggccgtctttgtaaataagaatttgttcttaactgactttcctagttaaataaaggttaaatgtaacaAAAACATGTGATCTGATTGAGTTgtggctgtcagtgaaaagcatctaaaatatgtgtgaagGTAATGTGTGTATAATTTTTATGTTGCAACAAGAAGAGAAGGGGTGTGTGGCGAAgatatggtgtgtctctctccagaatgcactcAGCTGTCTCGTACCAATTCTTGcccattcattgtttcattgtgtgacttgtttgccctttgattgtatatttttttaatcacttCCCCATTACATATGTCATCTGTAGTCCTAGGCCTAGTTAATCCCTCGTCATTTGCTTACATTAATGACTGTTAATACTGTTAATATACTATTCTCAgagtggaaacgttgtttgcagaattCAGAACCTGCTACACTTTTGAGAAACAAGTTCtggtttatttcataaccatTATGAGTTTTGTTAAtctgggttgggttaaatgcagaagatacATTTCAGTAGAATaaattcagttgtacaactgactaggtaccccctttcctttccctttaAATGGGGTATTGATCAAGATCAAAAGTCAAAAGGGGAAAAAATTCAAACAATGTAACAATGAATGTGCAAGAATTGTCGGGAGACTGTGGGCTTATTCaggacagattttggcgagagtgagCCCTCTCGCTAAGCTTGttcctctctgctgaaactagcgagcgaaacagcgcccctctgtcttactatatgtagcccatgtatctgatactGTCTGTCCAGAAAAAGTATGACATGCCTTACTCcttttgtccagacagcatcagatacatgatctacacatacagaaacagaggtgcgctgtttcgctcgctctgaCGCTTTGTCTGAGATTGATGATCCTTTCTGTCGGCGTGCGTCTCGGTCAAATAAATGatcaatatttaaatattttatttagaGGAGGAGGCAAGGAAGTATGGAAGGGAGGGCAGGCCCCCATAACGCCtcctttatgcacaaatattgatataataaccatcatatcgaagtaaacttggagtcacgtgataATATGTTGTGTGTTCCTCCCATTATGACTTGGGAAGGTACtgtatgcagtttattaggctacagatgaaataaatgatgatgaacttcacagggtggtgaaagtgcaaggttaTGAGTTTGattctcctttccaataaatattgacaGTCTTATTTTGGTGACATGACGATCGATGCTTTGCTGCCGTTTgactaataaaaataataatcgctcttatccataataatgtcATAATGTAGATAGTTCAGCCCCACtgtagctgttggctagagcacatgtGTCAAGACCAGATTGGGAACATTTACTATGTAACACAACAGTCTATAATACAGTCTATATAACGCAACAGTCTATATAACGCAACAGTCTACTCTATATAACACAACAGATAACAGCCTATATAATACAGCGGTCTATATAACGCAGCAGTCTATATAACGCAACAGTCTATATAACAGAGCGGTCTACTCTATATAACACAGCAGATAACAGCCTATATAATACAGCGGTCTATATAACGCAGCAGTCTATATAACGCACAACAGTCTATATAACGCACAACAGTCTATATAACGCAGCAGTCTATATAACGCAGCAGTCTATATAACGCAGCAGTCTACTCTATATAACACAACAGATAACAGCCTATATAATACAGCGGTCTATATAACGCATCAGTCTATATAATGCACAACAGTCTATATAACGCAGCAGTCTATATAACGCAGCAGTCTATATAACGCAGCAGTCTATATAATGCACAATAGTCTATATAACATAGCAGTCTATAAAGCACAGCAGTCtataacagaaatttgcatcctgcagcactaattccaaaaggttttgggacactgtaaagtccatggagaataagagtacctcctcccagctgcccactgcactgagactaggaaacactgtcaccactgataaatccacgataatcgagaattttaataagcatttctctacggctggccatgctttccacctggctaccccaaccctggtcaacagctctgcaccccccgcagccaactcttttctctgaatatatcaatgatgttgctcttgctgcgggtgattctttgatccacctctacgcagacgacaccattctgtatacatctggcccttctttggacactgttaacaaacctccaaacgagcttcaacgccatacaacactccttctgtggcctccaactgctcttaaatgcaagtaaaatgaaatgcatgctcttcaaccaatcgctgcccgcacctgcccgcccgactagcatcactactttggacggttctgacttagaatatgtggacaactataaatacctaggtgtctggctgtcgttctgcccctgaacaaggcagttaacccactgttcctaggccatcattgaaaataagaatttgttcttaactgacttgcctagttaaataaaggtaaaataaataaataaaaagactgtaaactctcctttcagactcacattaagcatctccaatccaaagttaaatctagaattggcttcctgtttcgcaacaaagcctccttcactcaagctgccaaacataccctcgtaaaactgactatcctaccgatccttgacttcggcgatgtaatttacaaaatagcctccaacactctactcagcaaattggatgcagtctatcacagtgccatccgttttgtcaccaaagccccatatactacccaccactgcgacctgtatgctctcgttggctggtcctcgctacatattcgttgccaaacccactggctccaggtcatctataagtctttgctaggtaaagctccgccttatctcagctcactggtcaccatagcagcacccacccgtagcacgtgctccagcacgtatatttcactggtcatccccaaagccaacacctactttggccgcctttccttccagttctctgctgcctatgactggaactaattgcaaaaatcaatgaagttggagacttatatctccctcactaactttaagcgtcagctgtcagagcagcttaccgatcgctgcagctgtacacagcccatctgtaaatagcccatccaacaaactacctacctcatccccatatttgtttttctgctcttttgctcaccactatttctacttgcacatcctcatctgcacatatatcactccagtgtaaattgctaaattgtaattacttcgccaccattggCTTATTTGGAACCCGTTTAAATTTCTATTTTTCatttggtacatgggaatttatctgcaaaagttatttttatgtaaagtgaaagggaagggggatacctagtcagttgtacaactgaatgtattcaactgaaatgtgtcttccgcatttaacccaacccctctgaatcagagaggtatgGAGGGCTATGTACACTACCTCATCACTCAAAGACTTTTATCATCATAAAGTCAGTCTGATGGAAACATATCTGTGGTGGGAAAATGGGATTATTGTTTTATGCGGATTTTAGAATAAtatcatgaaaatctgtcgcagattggatggaaacctagctagtgatatGATAGTGAACAGGGTGTAGACAAAGACTTTATTCTGTAGTGTAGTCTAGATACATTTCTGCTccagtggtggtggtgaggggggACATACTAGTCAACGTGGCCAGACTACATAGACCAGATACACCCAGCAAGCATAATTCTAGATATAAACAGTAAAGGTTGATAATAATGTCAGTTCAATGCCAATAGGGTTAGGACTACATATTTATACCCTAACCATAATCTATTACCCTGGATACATTGATACTCTGATACATGTATGAAATGTCTGCTTTTCCAGAGGATCTTTATCATAAAGTGGGAGGTGAGATCCTGTTGACACCGAACACGTCCACAGTACCTGACCCCATCACAAGCATCCTATGGAAGCATGGGAGGAACAAGGTGGCAGAGTGGGACAAGGATTTTGGTGGTCTGGACATCTATGGTGCCTTCAAAGAGCGTACAACCCTGGACCAGACTACTGGAGAGCTGAGAATCAGTGGATTGATGAAAACAGACAGTGGCGTTTATTCTGTGGAGTTTAACAGCAAACTGCTTGACAAGACATATAAACTATCTGTTATCAGtaagtgtttctatgtgtgtctgtgtctatgtatgtgtggTCATGTAGAAACAGCAGGTTATGTATTGTAGTGCCTCACAAGCATTTTCCCAAATGATTCCTGTTTCTTTCCTCTATTTACAGAGGCAGTCCCCAAACCCACAATCACTTCTTCCTGTAACGCCAACAAAACCTCCTGCACTCTGACCTGTGAGGGCGACACCACTGATGCTGAACCAGTCACCTACAGCTGGAAAGTGGGGGAGGGGGCGTGGGAGGTCATAGGAAAACAGATGAATGTCTCTAAGAGCGACACTGGCAAATCAGCCAATGGTTACAAGTACACCTGCAAGCTGAAGAATGATGTTAGTGAGGAAGTCAGTGAGCCAGTTGGAGAGGTGTTTGGTCCAAGTGAGTGGACACtcatatatttaacctttatttaactaggcaagtcagttaagaacaaattcttattttcaatgacagcctaggaacagtgggttaactgccttgttcaggggcagaacgacagatttttaccttgtcagctcagggattcgaccttgcaacctttcggttcctagtccaacactctaaccgctatgCTACCCTGCCGCCTCATAAGTGTGTTACAGTCTTATGTATTGATATGTCAGTAACACTGCTAGAGTTGTAGGACATTTTGAGTGCGGCACTATGTTGAATTCCTGATCAACTCCTGTCAAATTATCAATACaaaatatgttttcatttcagagCCTTCTGAAGTTGGTGGTTGGGTTGTTGGTGTTGTCATTGCCATATTATTGCTTGTTGCCATCGTCATAACAGGTAAGAACAGCACATCTATAGTAACAGagcactgtacatgtacatagtTCTGAAGCACAGATTGACATAACAGCAGCAACATCAGTGAGCTATACCCCCTGAAGAGGATACCTGTTGTACCTGTATTTACAGTACTGTTCAGGCTACTGTTACAGTCAAGACAAGGGGTTAGATGCACCACCTGCTGTAGGGCACAGTCTTCATAATGTGTCACAGGGAGGCACCAATTTGGACAGTGCACAGTATGGATTAGTCTAATCTGAATTAATCAGCAAAAAGGATGGTAATTACTTTGTGTTAACCTAAAAATATGTTTATCgtactgttaggttctaattctcagagaaAAAACTtgacggacactatgaaagcttaaaccaagtttattcatcccagaggatcaatacagctgcattaaacaaaaacatattcacACAAGCACGGATATTTAATCCTTTCtcctatgctgagtctcctcctacacttctgaacagccaatgcatctctgttgctagacagaaccttagtgatatctgttcttcctcacttcatctgacctgacctctgccccaaagtgctcactcctccccaacttaCAGCTGTCATGGTGACTGGTACCAGACTGTCTCTTTTCCTCCCATAGGATCCCTGATGACTAACAATAACAacctgacataatgtaaatgttaccctctctccctcagtgacatgaataagaatatttcatattctcagaacccaacagtACAATGGATATTGCATAGATGTGAAATCGCTGGCTAGGTTATTTTACCTTTGTTATAAGCTACATCCATCCTGTTTTTTTTCAATCGAGTGGCTCAACAGGCAAGTTTTACTTTCACAGAAAGCTCATGTCTGCTATGAAGGCTGAATACATAGCCACAGTCAACATACTACAAAACTGTTTGTTTCAAACAAACTAGAAAAATGACTTCAAATAAACGGCTCACAGTGCCTCAATGAAGATAATGTGGGCCATGAAACCACAGATAgccattcatttccaatggaagaGAAGCAACATGTGCGAGGGACAGTTGCTAGCATGGCCGAGGGTCGTGAACAGGGCGGGACCAAATTTGGGAAAGCTGAACTTTATGCAAATACTTCCCACCATCGCGGCGTGCTTGAAGTAGATCACAACACACACAAGTCAATGAAATATAATGTTAGGAAACGGTTAACATTAAGCCATGGGTAGAATCTTAATTGTTTACTcctcgcatcctctctcctcgcttccttctcaaaacccattggaggagaaggtcagaggggagggacctctggctttctcatccaatgggttttgagaagtaGGAGAGATGATGCAAGGAGTATGCCATTGAGATTCTCCCCTAGTTGCACCAGTATGCTACATTTTCGATACCATATCGACCCATCCACTAGAACTGTAATATGTGACTGTGCATAAGGCCTATCTGCAGGTCCATAAAGGATGATTCattttggctgtgtgtgtgtgtgtggctttacCATAAGAAGTAGGGAGGttccagggttgggtaggttacatgtaatcagttactccctcCACTTGGTATAGCAGGGTAGCTCAAGAACAATCATTTAAAGTAGGTAAAAAAGTAGACAAATCATTCCAATCCTGATTAAAATACAACATCTGTTTAGAGTATTAGATGGCATGGCTCAGAGAGCAGCTGCCAGCATGGTGCCTCTTCTTTCACTTTTAGAAACCAGAGAACAGAGTACCAGTTTGTTTTGCCGTTAAGCAGTTTAGGCCGGTCGCCGATTGCTTTGAATCTGTTGTAATCTGATAGCCAGGGAATTGGGAGGTGGGGGAGCCCTCCTATTTGGTGACCATTCGAAACCAAAAGCTATTTTATAGCTATTAAAATAGGTTTTGATAGCTGTTGCCTAATTGGTATCTTCATTCATTCGGCCCAGGAGGCTAATGCAATTTTGGTTTCATGTATTGTCATAAAAAGAAACACAACTGAACGAtttcccccaaaaaatacatgtcctgttttatttttttttaatgaagctAAGCTATTTACGGTTTTTAGTCCTCTGCAGTCGTTCATGTTCTCTTCTCCTGTATTGTTGAAGACACTATCATGACTTCCCACCAACATTGTCTTGTGCTCTTCCCACTTTCTACAAAGACCGTTGGTGGGAAGTCATTATAGAGCTTCACTGTATGCACCGTTCCACAAGGGTGACTATAGCctagggcaggggtgtcaaactcattccacggagggcctagtgtctgcaggtttttggtttttcctttcaataaagccctagacaaccaggtgtggggagttcctaactaattagtgatgttaattcatcaatcaagtacaagggaggagcgaaaacccgcagacactcggccccccgtggaatgagtttgacacctgtggccTAGGGGGTCGGCAACCTTTTTCATCTGGCGTGCCAATTTACAATTGATCCTACCATTTATAAAGTTCtgcatgccagttatgattttcatatacGCATTGTAGGCTACCTAACCATGCCTAGAAAATGTCTAACTGCCCACAGACTGTGCTGTCCATTCAGCACCAtttttttaaaaaaaaatttatttcacctttatttaaccaggtaggctagttgagaacaagttctcatttgcaactgcgacctggccaagataaagcatagcagtgtgaacagacaacacagagttacacatggagtaaacaataaacaagtcaataacatggtagaaaaaaaagagaatctatatacaatgtgtgcaaaaggcatgaggtaggcaataaatcgaataattacaatttagcagattaacactggagtgataaatcatcagatgatcatgtgcaagaagagatactggtgtgcaaaagagcagaaaagtaaataaataaaagcagtatggggggtgaggtaggtaaattgggtgggtagtttacagatggactatgtacagctgcagcgatcggttagctgctcggatagcagatttttaaagttgttgagggagataaaagtctccaacttcagagatttttgcaattcgttccagtcgcaggcagcagagaactggaaggaaaggcgtccaaatgaggttttggctttagggatgatcagtgagatacacctgctggagcgcgtgctgcgggtgggtgtagccatcgtgaccagtgaactgagataaggcggcactttacctagcatagccttgtagatgacctggagccagtgggtctgacgacgaacatgtagcgagggccagccgactagggcatacaggtcgcagtggtgggtcgtataaggtgctttagtaacaaaacgaatggcactgtgataaactgcatccagtttgctgagtagagtattggaagctattttgtagatgacatcgccgaagtcgaggatcggtaggatagtcagttttactagggtaagtttggcggcgtgagtgaaggaggctttgttgcggaatagaaagccgattcttgatttgattttggattggagatgtttgatatgagtctggaaggagagtttgcagtctagccagacacctaggtacttatagatgtccacatattctaggtcggaaccgtccagggtggtgatgctagtcgggcgtgcgggtgcaggcagcgaacggttgaaaagcatgcatttggttttactagcgtttaagagcagttggaggccacggaaggagtgttgtatggcattgaagctcgtttggaggttagatagcacagtgtccaaggaagggccggaagtatatagaatggtgtcgtctgcgtagaggtggatcagggaatcgcccgcagcaagagcaacatcattg containing:
- the LOC139532429 gene encoding SLAM family member 7-like isoform X7, with protein sequence MSKLTLIGLCFWLYVAQKFVSGEDLYHKVGGEILLTPNTSTVPDPITSILWKHGRNKVAEWDKDFGGLDIYGAFKERTTLDQTTGELRISGLMKTDSGVYSVEFNSKLLDKTYKLSVIKAVPKPTITSSCNANKTSCTLTCEGDTTDAEPVTYSWKVGEGAWEVIGKQMNVSKSDTGKSANGYKYTCKLKNDVSEEVSEPVGEVFGPKPSEVGGWVVGVVIAILLLVAIVITGGLQSSCRNISRMINGNRMHLSSISSLIAKGLNTYVNKEFGCGRKRKDIPKTPGSTF